AGAACTTGAAAAAGACAATACAACATTTTTCAGAGTGAGAGTAGGAATGTTCAAAACTCTTGAAGAAGCAAAAAATTATTCAGAGAAGTTCTAATCTAAATTATTATAAGCTATGAAATATTTATCGTTAAAAGGCTTGGCAGTTTTAGCAGTAGCAATTGTTCCGATTGTGCTGAAGTTTAAATTGCATAAAAAAGATACACCGGTTGTGAATACACCAAGTATTCTTGTTGAGGCTGTTTAACTAACATTCAGCATTTCAACTTTATACATCAAAGCCGCAGTGGGTTAGCTGCGGCTTTTTTGTTTTATAAACCCAATTACAAAACAAGCAAGCACAGCTCCGCTGCTTATCCATAAGCATATCACACTGAACAAATCTCCGTGCTCAGTATAAAAAGTTTTCTCTTTTATAATGCCGATCTTTCCTGCGAAAGAAGCTCTCGTATTTATTTCCGTCTCTTCATATTTATTTCCGTAGGGGTCAATAAAATCTGAGATACCTGTATTGGCGCTTCTGGCAATCCATCTTCTGTTTTCCACAGCGCGTAAAATTGCAAACTGATTATGCTGATAGGTTCCAAATAGTTTTCCCCACCATGCATCGTTTGTTATTATGGTACAGAAGTCCGCTCCTTTTTTTACAAACTTGGAAAAATACTCCGGGTACACTGATTCATAACAAATTGCAGTATTAAACTGCACTCCGTTTTCCATAACAAAATTTACAGTGTCTTTGCCTATCTGCCACTGGCTTATACCGACACCCCAGGTAACAAAATCTTTAAGGAAGCCAAGAGTTTCCTGATAAGGAATTCTTTCCGCGCCGATTACTAATTTATTTTTTTTATAAATCTGGTATTCCTGCGGAGTTTTGTTTTTTTCAAAAAGCGCAGCTGCATTGTATGTGTCGTAAAAATTTCCTGAGCCGCCTCTCTTAGCATCGGGTGGGGCTTCAAGTGAGTCTTTATAAAATTTTACATAGGGTAATCCAATGAGTAACGGGGTGTTAATTGAATCAACAAGATTTTTAAATTTAAGATATTTTTCTTTATAGCTCTCCTGAAAAATTAAAAACGTAATTGCAGTCTCAGGCAAAATTATTAATTCCGTTTTAGGATTTTTATCCTTAAGTGTTTTAATCATATCGGTATACTCATTCACAAACTGCATTTGCTTACTTCCCCATTTTTCCCATGGGTCTCCGTTAGGCTGAACAACTCCCACGTTTACTTCTCCGTTTGTAAAAGCGTTAGAATATTTTGCAGGGCTTTTCATTATAAAAGTATATGCATCGGGAGCAAGATAAACTACTATGATTAAAATTATCAGTAGATAGCTTTTGATATTAAAATTCTGCCATCTTGCAGCGCGCTGTTTCTGAGCAAAATAAAACAGTAATATGCCTACTGTACAAATCCAGAACGTTAATCCGTAAACGCCTGTGTACTCTATAAACTGAATTTTAGCAAGGTTATATGTTTGAGAGTTACCGAACGTAAGCCAGGGAAAACTCAGTTGCGTTTGAGTGTGAAGATATTCGAACGCTACCCAGATGAATGGAAATGAAAGGAGATATAAATATTTATATCTGAAATTCTTTAACGAGCGGTAAACTTTATAGAAGGCTGCTGCAGGAAGCCAGAAGAACATAGGATGAGCTATAAGAGTAAGAACTCCCGCAACGATTAAAAATCTATCGGCATTGTGACGGAATCCGCTGAGGCACAACCACGAAACAGCTACAAGATTAAACCAGAAGAAAATTGCGTATGTTTTTCTGAGGACTTCGTTGTATGAGTTACACGTAATAATTTCTTTTATTAGAAGAATTATTCCTATGTAAATCAAAGGATAAAGATTGATAGGCGGAAAGGCAAGCCCGAAGCAAACCCCGCAAATGACTCGCAGCCAGAAGTCTTTAGTCTTAAATCTGTTGAGGAACTTTTTCAAATGTAACTTTTTTCATTCCCGCAAAGCTATTTGCTTGTTAAGGAGGCGGGAATCCATAAACATCAGAAATTAAAATATAATTATGTAAGAAGGGATTGAAAAATTTATGGGGAATTATTTAAA
The genomic region above belongs to Bacteroidota bacterium and contains:
- the lnt gene encoding apolipoprotein N-acyltransferase — its product is MKKFLNRFKTKDFWLRVICGVCFGLAFPPINLYPLIYIGIILLIKEIITCNSYNEVLRKTYAIFFWFNLVAVSWLCLSGFRHNADRFLIVAGVLTLIAHPMFFWLPAAAFYKVYRSLKNFRYKYLYLLSFPFIWVAFEYLHTQTQLSFPWLTFGNSQTYNLAKIQFIEYTGVYGLTFWICTVGILLFYFAQKQRAARWQNFNIKSYLLIILIIVVYLAPDAYTFIMKSPAKYSNAFTNGEVNVGVVQPNGDPWEKWGSKQMQFVNEYTDMIKTLKDKNPKTELIILPETAITFLIFQESYKEKYLKFKNLVDSINTPLLIGLPYVKFYKDSLEAPPDAKRGGSGNFYDTYNAAALFEKNKTPQEYQIYKKNKLVIGAERIPYQETLGFLKDFVTWGVGISQWQIGKDTVNFVMENGVQFNTAICYESVYPEYFSKFVKKGADFCTIITNDAWWGKLFGTYQHNQFAILRAVENRRWIARSANTGISDFIDPYGNKYEETEINTRASFAGKIGIIKEKTFYTEHGDLFSVICLWISSGAVLACFVIGFIKQKSRS